The Alteriqipengyuania halimionae genome includes a window with the following:
- a CDS encoding LuxR C-terminal-related transcriptional regulator — protein MDFSETRRISELDKIAAAQTRDALWRIFESEIARLGFPMVIYLFRNADGSLVCRTNLSPRHYGPAEQDPFLKYCCDNLGITFTGPEYLPKYDYIDDKAEAFIARARRSGMTTGIGIPVRSRREPAYGGFNLGTRLTRKEFEAGPAQHAERLRTLCMVMQDKLEGFAATAEPDGAPKDAGRQSSLTGREREILALLSTGLTRPQIADRTSVSRHTIDTHVKSIYRKLKVHSQRELMSLRSAD, from the coding sequence GTGGATTTCAGTGAAACGCGTCGAATATCGGAGCTGGACAAGATCGCCGCTGCGCAGACGCGCGATGCGTTGTGGCGCATATTCGAAAGCGAGATCGCACGGCTCGGATTTCCGATGGTGATCTATCTGTTCCGCAATGCGGACGGATCGTTGGTATGCCGGACGAACCTGTCACCCAGGCATTACGGGCCGGCGGAGCAGGACCCCTTCCTGAAGTATTGCTGCGACAATCTGGGCATCACCTTCACCGGCCCGGAGTATTTGCCGAAATACGATTACATCGATGACAAGGCCGAGGCATTCATCGCTCGCGCGCGTCGATCGGGTATGACCACCGGCATCGGAATACCGGTGCGCTCACGGCGCGAACCGGCCTATGGGGGCTTCAATCTGGGCACCCGGCTCACGCGGAAAGAATTCGAGGCCGGACCGGCACAGCACGCCGAACGCCTGCGTACGTTGTGCATGGTGATGCAGGATAAGCTGGAAGGTTTCGCGGCCACTGCCGAGCCCGATGGTGCTCCGAAGGATGCTGGCCGGCAATCCAGCCTGACCGGGAGGGAGCGTGAAATCCTGGCGCTGCTATCGACCGGCCTGACCCGCCCGCAGATCGCCGACCGGACCTCTGTGTCTCGCCATACGATCGATACCCACGTCAAATCGATCTATCGCAAGTTGAAGGTCCATTCGCAGCGCGAACTGATGTCTTTGCGGAGCGCGGACTAG